The genomic DNA GTTTCGCCTAAGCCAGGGTCGGGTATGATACTTATATGGTACCTGGAAGCCTGGTATGTAACTTACATTCACTTCAGGCATGATTTGCATGCTCTAGGGTGAATATATAAACAATCACGAAAGAAATGAGGGACTGTATTATGGCTAAAGCTGATTCCAAGTCTGCAAGCAAGGCGAGCAAAACAAGTTTGGAGCAGGTTTTAAACGAGCAGGTCGCCAACCTGAACGTGCTGTATGTTAAGATACACAACTATCATTGGTATGTGAAGGGGGAAAACTTCTTCACGCTGCATGTCAAATTCGAGGAGCTCTACAATGACGTTACGGAAAAAATGGACGCCATAGCCGAGCGCCTGCTGACGATTAAAGGTAGCCCGGCTGCAACAATGAAGGAGTATCTGGAAATTGCCACGATTCAAGAGGCTTCCGGCAAGGAAGACGAACGCGCCATGGTTCAGGCACTGGTTGAGGACTTCGCTACCTTGTCCGAGTCGTTCCAGGAAGGCATTGAACTGGCCGACAAAGAAGGCGATGAAGCGACAGCTGATTTGCTGACCGGCTTCAAAGGCGATTTGGAGAAGCAGATGTGGATGCTTCGCACGTATTTAGGATAATTGCACGATGGGGTACAAAGCAGGGCTGGATCGATTAGCGATCCAGCCCTGTTTGATTTGATCGTCCAACAGGCATTTCCCCTGCGAATATACAGCCCATAATGATCTAAAAATTGAAAAATAAGGTTGACAGATTATGAAGAAAAGGTAGTATTGAACTACGATTGTTTGTAGCGTGAAAGGAGAGGGCGGATCGATATGGCGCAGGATGTCCATACATACAGGGTATTTACTGATGATGCCAGCCAGGGAAATGCGGCTGCCGTTATCGAGTACGATGGCTGGTCGGATGCAGAACTACTTGAATTAGCGAGGCGTTCCGGTGCGCCTGTTACGGTGTTCGTGCAGTTTGGCAGCGCCCAGGAGCGGGACGCTGTCTTGCGGTATTTTTCCACTGAGAAGGAAATGACGTTTTGCGGACACGGGACACTGGCAGCCGGCGCCTATATGATGCAGCAATGCCAATTTGATCGTTTGCAAGTCATTACCGGGTCGGGGACGCCTATCGTCATAACAAAATCTCCCCAGGGCCATTATTATTTTAAGACTGAACGGGTACGCCGTCTGGATATGATACCGGACCGGATCGAAATAGCTCATATGCTTGGGGTGGAACCTGGCGTTATTATTTCTGATCATGCGCCTTTTGGTGCCGCCAGCATCGGCTCTCCCAAATTGCTGGTTCCGCTTTGTCATTTAACGGATCTGGATGCAATGGCCCCTAAGTTCGAGGAGATCAAGGAATGGAGCCGGAAGCACCGTGTAAACGGAGTCTATGCATATGCCTTTCAGCAAACGAAAGAGGAGGCGAAGGACGCGGGGGCTCTGTATGTCCACGCCCGCGGCTTTAATCCGTTGTTTGGCATTCCGGAGGATGCTGCCACTGGCGTAGCAGCCGGGGCGCTTGGCGATCTTTTGTTTCAGGAGGGAGGGCCGTCAAAATATGTTTTCGTACAGGGCAAGCATGTTGGCGCCGAAAGCGAAATCCGCGTCATGGTCGCGGCCGAAAGTGTGGAAATTGGCG from Paenibacillus woosongensis includes the following:
- a CDS encoding Dps family protein, producing MAKADSKSASKASKTSLEQVLNEQVANLNVLYVKIHNYHWYVKGENFFTLHVKFEELYNDVTEKMDAIAERLLTIKGSPAATMKEYLEIATIQEASGKEDERAMVQALVEDFATLSESFQEGIELADKEGDEATADLLTGFKGDLEKQMWMLRTYLG
- a CDS encoding PhzF family phenazine biosynthesis protein, whose protein sequence is MAQDVHTYRVFTDDASQGNAAAVIEYDGWSDAELLELARRSGAPVTVFVQFGSAQERDAVLRYFSTEKEMTFCGHGTLAAGAYMMQQCQFDRLQVITGSGTPIVITKSPQGHYYFKTERVRRLDMIPDRIEIAHMLGVEPGVIISDHAPFGAASIGSPKLLVPLCHLTDLDAMAPKFEEIKEWSRKHRVNGVYAYAFQQTKEEAKDAGALYVHARGFNPLFGIPEDAATGVAAGALGDLLFQEGGPSKYVFVQGKHVGAESEIRVMVAAESVEIGGSVLKL